In Magallana gigas chromosome 1, xbMagGiga1.1, whole genome shotgun sequence, the sequence ttattcattcaattcaattagacTTTCATGTCTGGAAATGttgataattaaatataaaccaTAACCACAGTCATGTCGCGTCATTTTCGTATGTACCAGTTCACTCCCTTAGCACAGACATGCTGAGAGAGGCGTCTTCACCACACGTGAATGagttttatatatgtatgtagtatTTTAATTCTGAGATAACTTGtgatgtacatgcatgtacttgtTGTATGAATAGTGTGTCACCTTGAATCACAAGCTGTACGTACTACAGTGGGAAAAGGCCATGTAATTGCATTAATGATAGACGAAATCATAAGTTGAGAATTgatatatttcacaaaatatattcacTACTAAATATTTTTGCAAAAGCAATTGCAATTACTTTCTATGAATATctcattatatttaatttatatatatatatatatcattaccTGACTATTGGTTATTTATATGTCATTAGGGGTGTATTCGTTTGGTCGATTTGAGAACTGCAAGAGTAATCCTGATTTGCTCGTTTGCAGTATGGAGATCCCCGGCAGATCTCCACTGTCTACTTTCCAAATAGCAGGTAGACTCTGGAGAAATCCTGGACCAGTTCTAGAGGTAGCAAAAGAATACACCCATATCATAGGTTTGGTTTAATTGGGTCATTATAAGATTACCCATTATTGACACGTGCAAAATATTAAAGAAGGTAATGTATTTGTTAActgaaaaattccagtttacgGAGGATCCTCCGTTTCATTGCTCCGCTGTCAAATTGGTATTATTGTATATGGTTTTAATTAATTCTTAAACTGTCTGGAAAATAGCATTGTTACTACACAactaaacattttgttttcataattgtaTGCCAACACGTAGTTCCACGTGAGATAAGGGCCGCGATTCTCGGTATAAAGATGGCGCTCACGTGTGATGGGGCCATCACACACTATGAGGGTGTACTGTACGCTGGTCTGTCTGCTGGGCGTGGTGGCCGGTCTCCTGGGGGTGGTGTCCGGTAGGACGGTTATACAGGTGGCCCACGATCTACACGCCACCACCTTCACCTCCCTGGTGGCCAAGGCCGGACTCTCCCATCAACTCGGCTCACAAGGTCAGTCCTGCCGGCTTCATTGTAAACTGTGTCATTCAAATATTACGATGTATCATGATGTTTACTAGTATATCATGGAATCAATACATAGTGTTTAGGGAGTGATTGTACAAGCAATTTTAAGAGGATTGCTCCTCtgtttttgggtagccattCTGGGTCACTTCTAGACTAAaaattatgcatcatatattaaatatacttgtaaattcattttataaaatgccaaataaactatattgaataaaaaaagttcgtcatttttaaaaaatggaatcAATAATGTGTGTACATCATGGCAAAAGTGAAACTTATTAGCACCACATGTAAATgctatcaaaatttaaaaataaatgaaggaCGAACTATATTAATATCTCATGTGACATGAACTTTCCATCTTCTTTGCTCtatgatttaaaatttctcACGATTTTAGGACCATTTACACTGTTTGCGCCAAGCGATGCTGCTTTTGCCAAAATCTCCAATGATGTCATGACAAAGCTCTCTCATGATAAAGACCTTCTTGCCAAAGTGATCAAATACCACGTGGCCGCAGGCAAACAGTTAATGTCCAGTTTCAGTAATGATATTGAGATTGGATCATGGGAGAATGGTTACAAAATTAGGATCAATCGCTACCATAACGGCCAGGCAAGGAATCTATCACTCAATATGACAAACGGGTTTACGTGAACACATACCAATATTTTTAAACCGATCTCTGAAATTAAAGATTGCGCAGTTCGAACACAAAGTTTataagaatttaatttattttattcaacacaGTTTTACTGcgatatgttttaaacattgaCGCATGATGACGTAAGGTATCTCTTCATTTCGCTAGGTGATGACAGCAACTGGAAGTAATATAAGCTCACGTGATAATCTTGGATCCAATGGAGTGGTACATCTCCTTGATGATGTCATGTTTCCACTTCCGGAGAACAGTATTCTACAGTACTGCGCATCCAACCAGAACCTAACACAGCTGACTTACTCTTTTGTCCGAGCCAACCTACAGTATGACATTCAAGGTGTGATCTAATAGTCTAAATAAACTAAGCTAACATCTCTCTGCAGTatttgatttattctatatCGGAtcaaactttcagaaaattcaTACGAATCATATGCAGttatatatcttaattattgaTTAGTCGTAGTTCGTAATTACAATCACTTCAACTGTTGTTCTAGGTGGTCCCTTTACCGTCTTTGCTCCAATAGAGGCTGCATTTGACGCCCTTCCTACTGGGTTTCTGAACACAGAGTTTCTCACACTGTCCGCTTCTCGAAGTGAGTACAATGAaccataggatacaatatactCCTCAAAAATCGTCAAAAATCAGAAAGGAACGTAGTCAGTGTTTCAGACAGAGATTTTCTCTGTTTGTTACTGATTAATTTGGGGAACAGCTCGGTAGGATGCCACTCGGCAACttgttatagatagttttaaattctctgaattttaaaacttcaatgTAACAAATGTTTTACTCTGTATGTATAATTTGATGACGTAACCATTACGTAGTGAATAGATACCTCTGCATATATGAACaatgtaatattatatcatatttgatgaaatactacatgtattataaacttATTAGTGATATACTTTCTTATTTAGTATAATTCTCCCGGTAATGATTGTTCCATGAACTGTGTATctcatttgatttgttacagACGACCTCCAGCATATCCCTACATCCGCGTATCTCTATTTGCAGACCTTCTAAAACATCATCACATTCGCCTACCTTCTAAAATATCTCTCTTATTTCAGACCTCTTACAATATCACTACATCCGGGGCACGTATTACAGCGCCGGTCTGATGGACGGAGATAAAATCCAAACCGTCCAGGGCACCGATGTCGTCATCCACAAAACTAACGGTAACTCTGCTTTATGGTCAGATTATGGAACTTCTTAAACTATTACTATTTTCTCTGTAAAGACACttatcttgtttgtttttttttatttctcgaAGTATATCCATTGATTGtccttttgggtttttttttcttttaataattttcatatattctCTTTTACTTGAAGTATTCATTACAAGTGTTTAGTATATTATTAGAATCAAACTGTCTTGAACGAGAGGTTAATAGTGTGTGCTTATGAAGAATACCGGTATGCTACAGTGTTGCCAGAATACACCGAGATATCTTATTCAATTATATAATTTGAACTTTCAGGCGCGGTGATGGTGGAGAATGCCAAGGTTCTACAGGCGGACATCAAGGTCACTAATGGCGTCGTTCACCTGATTGACAAGGTCTTACTGGTCACAGATCACGTCAGCGGGGAATCCCTGCCTCAGTCCATCGGATAAACCCGTTGTAAGGGATCACACTTACATCCACCCATCTCCTACATTGTACATAGTCACATATGTtcacctttcatttaataaatgtGTTTTTCTACTTATATTGAGATTTCTTTATGGCTTTCTTGTAAACAATTATCCGCcctctttggaaaaaaaatccagaaaagaTACTAACACATGAATACGTCTTTTTAAATTATGGCTTAAACTCCAATTTTGGAATCATCCTATCTACATTGTATTatgatacatgtgtatacattttgTCCTGAAAAGAAGTTTTTAATTCGTCTCGCATGAAAGGACAGTTTGGTGTCGCTGGGATTCATGATATAATTGGTTGATTTAGATTTTGAATCTcgactttttcaaatttttaatgagCATTCTGGGCTTTCGTAGGCTCGGGACTTATTCTAACCCTACAATTCGTCTCGGGGAAAATTTATAGTCTGTCATAATAACAAAAATCGCTTTGGGTAGACGAGTAGCAGACATACGTTCAGGCCTGTTGTAAAACGGGCTCTTTAAATGGGACATGCTTTACATAAAGGCTTCACAGTCAACTATTAATTAAGCTCGCTGCCTCATCTTTGTCCAGTCCGTGCAAGGTTAAAGTGAATACAGTAAGGTAAGGACACATATCATTAGCGTGTTTTAGCATCATTTTGATACCAAGGCGCAAATGGTCATAAAAGGGTGTCGACAAGTACAGACCAAATATTGCAAAATCGTCCTGTGTATCAATCACAATATTAATGCTGGTTTTCTTGCAACATGTGCAAACCGGTCGTATATAAGTTGAAagtgaaaatgttatttaaaataaattaataatttcaaaatagaaTGCAGCATACTTTATGTTCAATTGtgtgctagtttgtttgttattttcgATCCTGCAGGATAGCTTGCGAAATTGCTGGTATGGTGTGGCATTGCTGTCACAACGATCGATTAAGCAAGACCGTTGATAGCCGTGCTAAGAAAAGCAGTAggacacaaaaagtatttacgtTCAACACTGCatgttttgtgggttttttttactccgtgaaaattgcattttttcacATGATGACACAATGAACAAACAAACGGACTTTCTTTTACAAACCCCGAGAGTGCATTTTGCGTTGACTTGCTTGCAGCTACATGTTGAGATTTTTTCTCTTAATAGAAATAGAACTAGCACATGTTTTACAGTTCACACCGCGGCACTAAATCTCATCGTACTTGGAAAAAATTTACCAACATAAACTTATTGACCACTTTCTGTAAACAAATATTCTAACACGTTTGTGATTTACTGATGGCCCACATAAACCACACAAGAGCTTCCGGTCTGTTTAAACACAGGATTAAGTTTTAACTATTTAAACAATGGtagataaacatttttcttttgtgtTCCATGAAGGTTTGAAGGTAGTGGGCTACTTCAATCGTGAACTCGACTAATAAATAGGCACTACCACACAAATTTATATAAGCTCTTCGATTTCGTTGTTCTTAAACTCATGGTCGACGTGTAGCATTCCTTACGTTGATATAGATTTTGCGCTTTTATTCCTTGTGATATGTACATTTATAGTTTGCATCTAATACATTGACCTGTCTTTTCTCATGACTAggaaaaagtgcaaaatattGATTCTAGAATTATTATAACGaggtttcataatattttttaacttaaatagCCTAGATATGAAACACAAAGGTAATAATGAAAGTACGAAATAAACGAGTCCCTTCTGTCTACaaacattttcctcattttgcGACTTCATTGTGGTTTTAGAAGATATTTCATTAGCATTTGCAATATCGTTGTCAAATCCATGTCTGTACACATTACACAATGGTAGATGGAGACCTATATATTCTATTGGAATTAATGACGCTGTTGAACTGAGTTGCAAAAATCACAGTCAACTATTAATTGAAACTCTGATAGTAAGCTCACTGCCTCATCTTTGTCCAAGTCCGTGCAAGGTTAAAGTGAATACAGTAAGGTAAGGACACATATCATTAGCGTGTTTTAGCACCATTCTGATACCAAGGCGCAACTGATCATAAAAGGGTGTCGACAAGTACAGACCAAATATTTCGCTTGTGGGTGGATTTTAGGAAATCGCCATATCAGtctgttcatttttattaagTCATAATTTATTGCTATTCAACCAGAGTTTAGTTACTCAAATCTTGATCTTCATCCAAGCATACCTTTAGGGATGTAAAGGATGAGAAACATTCTATGTAATGAGCCTGAAGCTTAAGAGGGTATTAGATCTGTCCACAGCTATAGGGAACGCAACAGGATTTCTCAAGACAAATGGCCCATGGGCCACGTCGCTAACCTGAAAAACAGTaagaccatttttttttttaaatttcaaaattttcatatattcgAAGATTTGACAATACATTAAACAATACATGAAAGGAAGCCTACTTGTTTGGACAGTATTTCCTAAGATATAAGAAGCAGTAACTGACCAATCTCCTTATCCTAGGCCTCGGTGTATCAAAGATAACAAAACTGTAATATGAACTAAAACTAGTCATAAAAAGTGAAAGAAGATCACTGTGATTTTGATATGAAGATTTGAAGATACTTACATTGTAAAGTtactaaatatttaatttattgcattgtatttgttaatattttaaaacgttatttatatacatttcagTGGCGTAGCTACATTGACGCAATATGTATGTTTCTTTTAAAGCATGGTTTGCGTGAGAATATTTATTATATCCTCCAATTTCGGaggaaaaaaatcttaccttCAAAAGCGGAGGTAGCCTACGCCAGGCAAAGGGGAAAGTAAATTCCCATggtaatataaaattacaaaacagaCAATAAATAAGTTTGCATCATATGTATGGTAACCGTAAATTATAACTCTTAATCCCTTATTAGACAATTATACCGGGTTTAAAATTCGGCTCGAGAAATGCTGCAACTAGTAAAATTAAGTCCCACTTTCACCTTTTTGTCAGTCGTGGTTGCCTTATACAAAACTTATATAAAACCttatataaaaactttaattattttttaggtgttttttgttgatttttttttgtgtatctGTTGATATGTGttgttttgtttcgtttttcaatttctttaaaattttttggttccaatatatttgattaaaagaaaacaaaaaatgtatatctAATTCAGCTTTTTCTCTAAGTACAATTACAATATCATGGCTGAGGTATAAATTAGTACATTGTACAAGATtaaaattactgtcatcaaaaaGTGCTCAGCCTCTAGGGGACCGCCGCACCTCCCAAACCATCTgcttaaaaacattttgtcCCTAGCTAGGCCACTGTACTTCTATGTTGACATTTCAGCACCTCTTGGGCCCAAGTATTGGTCGGGGGTAagtttgaacaattttgaaaatctgCACTTCTCATTAAAACtctgaatacctcttgaggtcccaGTATTGGTCTACATGGGGGTCATGGTTTTTgttagaatcttcactttaaATACAAACTTTGATGTAagtattggcatttctggtgcagtggttctcgggaagattttttaaaaacacacacCTTATTTTCACTGTTTTATGGTTACCTCCCTTTAAAATAGGGTTTCgtcatttattttaagaatttagAAAACCCCTTTCCATAAGAGTGCTTTGTACACAATTTTGTTACTTTGGCCCATGGGTTCTAGAAAAAAGTCAGAAATGGAAATTTTACAGACAGaggacggacggacagggtAATTCTAATGACCCCACCCCCTTGTACTGCGTTTGCGGGAGAATAAAGTTTAATTTCAGACATCGTATTTTACAGTCTTACAGTTGCTTATATTCCAAATAATACACCTTAAAGTTATCATGTGAAGGTCAGCTCATATTTGTCGACACTTTGTTTTTCTAGGCATGGAAGTATATCAAGGAATTTTCGTACTGGTCTTTCTGGCTTCGTTTTGTAGCTGCAACGACGATGGCCACCAATCAGTTGTCATAGAAACTCCATCGGGACCAGTCCGGGGCTACCATGAGGCGCTCCATGATGGTCTCTATGTCCATCGTTTTATTAAGATTCCATATGCACATCCTCCTTTAGGAGACCTCAGATTCAAAAAACCAAAACCAGTCGGAAGATGGACGGAGGAACAAGGAATTCAGGAGAAAAATGGGCCTGCCTGCATGCAAGAAGACTATGGTTATATAGAGTTCAAACCAGAATACACTGAAGACTGTCTCTATCTCAACATTTATGTCCCAGGAGACGTGTCACGTGACAGACGTCTGTCCGTCATGCTGTTTATCCACGGGGGTGGGTTTGTCATGGGATCTGCTGGAGAATACAATGGCCAGAGACTGGCAGCCCAGGGAGATGTCATAGTCGTAACCATCAATTACAGACTTGGGTTGTTCGGTTTTCTTAATCTACTTGATCCTATAGCCAATGGTAATTATGCTCTTTGGGATCAAATGACGGCACTACGCTGGGTACATGAGAATATCGAGGCATTCGGAGGAAACCCCGACTCGGTCACCATTTTTGGAGAATCGTCTGGGGGAATGTGCGTTCATCACCAAACCTTAATACCAGCAAATATTGGAATGTTTCAAAGAGCAATTTCCATGAGCGGAGTTGTAAATAAGCAGATTATCATGAATGACAATGATCTGAAAAAAGTTCTTAATATGATTTCAGACAAAACAGATTGTAAACAGGAGAACAAGGCCGAGCTCTTAATGTGTCTACAGAAGCTCACCCCTACAGAAATTCTGggtattgtaaatatttatgaattcatgacaCCAGACAACTACACAGAAGAGATGCTAATTGGTCCAAGCATAGATGGAGAATTAATCAATGGTCAGTTGTATCATACCATGCACGACAGGTCGTCA encodes:
- the LOC105325504 gene encoding uncharacterized protein sll1735, producing MTATGSNISSRDNLGSNGVVHLLDDVMFPLPENSILQYCASNQNLTQLTYSFVRANLQYDIQGGPFTVFAPIEAAFDALPTGFLNTEFLTLSASRNLLQYHYIRGTYYSAGLMDGDKIQTVQGTDVVIHKTNGAVMVENAKVLQADIKVTNGVVHLIDKVLLVTDHVSGESLPQSIG
- the LOC105325493 gene encoding carboxylesterase 1C isoform X2, coding for MEVYQGIFVLVFLASFCSCNDDGHQSVVIETPSGPVRGYHEALHDGLYVHRFIKIPYAHPPLGDLRFKKPKPVGRWTEEQGIQEKNGPACMQEDYGYIEFKPEYTEDCLYLNIYVPGDVSRDRRLSVMLFIHGGGFVMGSAGEYNGQRLAAQGDVIVVTINYRLGLFGFLNLLDPIANGNYALWDQMTALRWVHENIEAFGGNPDSVTIFGESSGGMCVHHQTLIPANIGMFQRAISMSGVVNKQIIMNDNDLKKVLNMISDKTDCKQENKAELLMCLQKLTPTEILGIVNIYEFMTPDNYTEEMLIGPSIDGELINGQLYHTMHDRSSPEATFFRSLDFMSGTTNAEGSVLFYSLMPDFQETFNFSVEDGIPRRVLCEGIIPGLIQGLYGNRPDLSQRLCEFYTSDKGNDDQSNRALAFYGDLTMVAPSTSALIAHSRKNTAHRTYNYILSAPSPVPFEPPPPAWFSGAGHADDLYLLFDMPILPTKNRLEERHTTLSSRIIRYFTNFAKTGDPNSEELPETWPLYDIQTREYLDFDFELSVNKDFHVDATRIFQPQLRELFQNEKQEL